The following coding sequences are from one Humulus lupulus chromosome X, drHumLupu1.1, whole genome shotgun sequence window:
- the LOC133807021 gene encoding probable xyloglucan glycosyltransferase 12, translating to MAPSFDWWAKESRRGTPVVVKMENPNWSMVELEGPIEDDFLMGGSPVRARDKGRSKNAKQLTWVLLLKAHRAAGCLTSIASAMFSLTAIVRRRLASGRTDTDNDRDTGARGRRETENPAVKNRFYGCIKVFLWLSLLLLGFEVAAYFKGWHFGASNLQLKYLWNTQFGVKGAFDWVYFKWVFIRVEYLAPPLQFLANACIVLFLIQSLDRLVLCMGCFWIRLKKIKPVPKNGVLDLETGENGYFPMVLVQIPMCNEKEVYQQSIAAVCNLDWPKSKMLIQILDDSDDPIAQTLIKEEVNKWQREGARIVYRHRVLRDGYKAGNLKSAMNCNYVRDYEFVAIFDADFQPTSDFLMKTVPHFKDNVELGLVQARWSFVNKDENLLTRLQNINLAFHFEVEQQVNGCLINFFGFNGTAGVWRIKALEDSGGWLERTTVEDMDIAVRAHLHGWKFIFLNDVECQCELPESYEAYRKQQHRWHSGPMQLFRLCLPDIIKSKISFWKKFNLIFLFFLLRKLILPFYSFTLFCIILPMTMFIPEAELPAWVVCYIPATMSFLNILPAPKSFPFIVPYLLFENTMSVTKFNAMISGLFQLGSAYEWVVTKKSGRSSEGDLTSLVEKELKHQRGVSVPDLNDMKEEVKQQEEKASKKKKKTKHNRIYTKELALAFLLLAASARSLLSAQGVHFYFLLFQGISFLLVGLDLIGEQVQ from the exons ATGGCACCGTCGTTTGATTGGTGGGCAAAGGAGAGCCGACGAGGTACGCCGGTGGTTGTTAAGATGGAAAATCCAAACTGGTCCATGGTCGAGCTGGAGGGTCCGATCGAGGATGACTTCCTTATGGGCGGCTCACCGGTCCGGGCGCGTGACAAGGGCCGGAGCAAAAACGCGAAGCAGCTAACTTGGGTCCTCCTCCTCAAGGCCCACAGAGCGGCTGGTTGCTTAACTTCCATTGCTTCTGCAATGTTCAGCCTCACAGCCATTGTACGACGACGTTTAGCCTCGGGCCGTACGGATACTGACAATGACAGAGACACCGGTGCTCGTGGACGTCGGGAAACAGAGAATCCGGCTGTGAAAAACCGGTTTTATGGTTGTATAAAGGTGTTTCTGTGGTTGTCTTTGCTTTTGCTTGGTTTCGAAGTAGCGGCGTACTTTAAGGGATGGCATTTTGGGGCTTCAAACCTTCAATTGAAGTACTTATGGAATACGCAATTTGGGGTCAAGGGTGCTTTCGATTGGGTTTATTTCAAGTGGGTTTTCATTCGGGTTGAGTATCTCGCTCCTCCTCTTCAGTTCTTGGCCAATGCTTGTATTGTCCTGTTCCTTATCCAGAGCTTGGATAGGCTAGTCCTCTGTATGGGATGTTTCTGGATCCGATTAAAGAAGATCAAACCTGTTCCTAAAAATGGTGTATTGGATCTTGAAACTGGCGAGAATGGCTACTTCCCTATGGTCCTTGTACAGATCCCCATGTGCAATGAAAAGGAG GTATACCAGCAATCGATTGCTGCTGTTTGCAACTTAGATTGGCCAAAATCAAAGATGTTAATCCAAATTCTTGATGATTCGGATGACCCAATAGCTCAAACACTTATCAAAGAAGAGGTCAATAAATGGCAGCGCGAGGGTGCCCGTATTGTATATCGGCATAGAGTGCTTAGAGATGGTTACAAGGCTGGTAATCTCAAGTCTGCCATGAATTGCAATTATGTTAGAGACTATGAGTTCGTGGCCATTTTTGATGCCGATTTTCAGCCAACCTCTGATTTTCTTATGAAAACAGTTCCTCACTTCAAG GATAACGTGGAACTTGGTCTGGTCCAGGCAAGGTGGTCCTTTGTGAACAAGGACGAGAACCTACTCACAAGGTTACAGAACATTAATTTAGCGTTCCACTTTGAGGTAGAGCAGCAAGTGAATGGTTGTTTAATTAACTTCTTTGGGTTTAATGGGACGGCTGGTGTTTGGAGAATTAAGGCCTTGGAGGATTCTGGTGGCTGGTTGGAGAGAACCACTGTTGAAGACATGGACATTGCTGTTCGTGCTCATCTTCATGGCTGGAAATTCATTTTCCTCAACGATGTTGAG TGCCAGTGTGAATTACCCGAATCTTATGAAGCTTATAGGAAACAACAACACAGATGGCATTCTGGACCTATGCAGCTGTTTAGACTTTGCTTGCCTGATATAATTAAGTCAAAG ATCAGCTTTTGGAAGAAGTTCAATTTGATattcctcttctttcttctcagaaAACTGATATTACCCTTTTACTCCTTCACACTCTTTTGCATTATTCTCCCAATGACAATGTTCATTCCAGAGGCTGAGCTCCCAGCATGGGTTGTGTGCTATATCCCAGCAACCATGTCTTTTCTCAACATCCTCCCAGCTCCTAAATCATTCCCTTTCATTGTCCCTTACCTTCTCTTTGAGAACACCATGTCAGTGACCAAGTTCAATGCCATGATCTCGGGGCTATTCCAACTCGGCAGTGCTTATGAGTGGGTCGTGACGAAGAAGTCCGGTCGCTCATCAGAAGGTGATCTCACCTCTTTGGTTGAGAAAGAGCTGAAACATCAAAGAGGGGTCTCAGTTCCGGACCTTAATGATATGAAGGAAGAAGTCAAACAGCAGGAAGAAAAGGCctctaagaagaagaagaagacaaaacACAATAGGATATATACAAAGGAATTGGCTTTGGCCTTCCTTTTACTTGCAGCATCAGCAAGAAGCCTGCTCTCTGCTCAGGGTGTTCACTTTTACTTCTTGCTGTTTCAGGGTATATCTTTTCTTCTGGTTGGTCTTGACTTGATTGGAGAGCAAGTTCAATGA